TTGCGCCGTAAGGTCAGTATTACTACACCTCAGGTCAAGCTGACAACCAGGCAGCAACTCCAGACCGACTATCCTTTGCCTTACCTGCTCATCGAGGTGGAGTACACGGACGGGCTTTCGGGAAGCAATATCCTGGTGGTAAAAAAAGAGGACGCTGCTGTAATCGCAGATTTAATGATGGGAGGAGACGGTAGCGGTCGGGGACAAGAGTTAGGAGAAATTGAACTGAGTGCGGTTAGTGAGGCTATGAACCAGATGATGGGCTCGGCCACCACGAGTTTGTCTTCCATGTTTGACCGGCGGATTGAGATAGCCCCGCCCCGGCTTACCCTAGTGGATTTGGGGAAAGAAAACATTGACGCCAAGCTAGGCCAGGAATATCAAGACATTGTACAGATACTCTTCCGCATGGAAATAGAAGGGTTGGTTGACAGCGAGATAATGCAGATTATGCCCTTAGAGGCAGCGAAGAGCATGGTTTCGACCTTGATGGGGGGTGTCCCCGAAACGAGCGATGCCGTGGCGGCAAGCCCGCCACCGTTAGCAGGCGTAAGTGGTCCCCAGACCAGCACTCCTTCGGGGGGCAAACCAGAAGAAATACCTATAGTTCCGCCACCTCCGCCTCTTTCTATGCCGTCGGTTAACGGCGGGGCGTTGTATGAACAGGCATTCGCCCAGACGGTTGCCGGGGGAGCGGGGGTAAAGAAGAGCGAGATAGCAGTGCAACCGGTGCAGTTCGCTCCCTTAACCCCCGAGGTGCGCTATGTTGAACCACAAAACATCAGCCTAATAATGGACGTGCCTTTGAACGTTTCAGTTGAACTGGGGCGGACCCGCAAGACCATTAAGGAAATACTGGACCTGGGACCAGGGTCCATAGTTCAGCTCGAAAAATTGGCCGGGGAACCGGTCGATATTCTGGTTAATGGAAAGCTCATTGCTAAAGGAGAGGTGGTAGTCATCGACGAAAACTACGGGGTTAGGGTGACCGCGATAATCAGTCCTATGGACAGAGTCAGTAAACTTCAGTAGTCTGGGGAGGTTGACCTGATGGCTAAGACGGTATTGGTGGTAGATGATGCGGCTTTTATGCGGATGATGATAAAGGATATTTTGACCAAAAACGGTTATGCGGTGGTAGGTGAAGCGGAAAACGGCTTGGTGGCCTTGGAGAAGTACAAGGAACTTAACCCCGATCTGGTAACCATGGATATAACGATGCCGGAAATGGACGGTATTACGGCGGTCAGGGAGATAAGGAAGATAG
The sequence above is drawn from the Syntrophothermus lipocalidus DSM 12680 genome and encodes:
- the fliY gene encoding flagellar motor switch phosphatase FliY, yielding MPDGILSQEEIDALLRGEVAFHEEKKPDATLTDTERDVLGEIGNISMGTAATTLSTLLRRKVSITTPQVKLTTRQQLQTDYPLPYLLIEVEYTDGLSGSNILVVKKEDAAVIADLMMGGDGSGRGQELGEIELSAVSEAMNQMMGSATTSLSSMFDRRIEIAPPRLTLVDLGKENIDAKLGQEYQDIVQILFRMEIEGLVDSEIMQIMPLEAAKSMVSTLMGGVPETSDAVAASPPPLAGVSGPQTSTPSGGKPEEIPIVPPPPPLSMPSVNGGALYEQAFAQTVAGGAGVKKSEIAVQPVQFAPLTPEVRYVEPQNISLIMDVPLNVSVELGRTRKTIKEILDLGPGSIVQLEKLAGEPVDILVNGKLIAKGEVVVIDENYGVRVTAIISPMDRVSKLQ
- a CDS encoding response regulator, which produces MAKTVLVVDDAAFMRMMIKDILTKNGYAVVGEAENGLVALEKYKELNPDLVTMDITMPEMDGITAVREIRKIDPGAKIIMCSAMGQQAMVIDAIQAGARDFVVKPFQPERVVEAVSKAIG